A region of Toxorhynchites rutilus septentrionalis strain SRP chromosome 1, ASM2978413v1, whole genome shotgun sequence DNA encodes the following proteins:
- the LOC129761678 gene encoding uncharacterized protein LOC129761678, translating to MNPGAGVPPFDPDDTTNVSSRWKKWKRAFEIFLDVNNVALASRKKAYLLHYAGEGVQDIYDSLVGNEEQEVPVGSDAYKEAVNVLDKHFLPMKCLPQERHIFRNLQQESDEKISKSVLRLREQGSECGDWLDENIKEQIFEKGSSNELRAKILTKPGMTLEEIIKEGRSLETIEKVRRQLQQSADINKLTTYKNECFRCGRIGHFANDDCCPAKDKKCEKCGLIGHFRRCCKTKKREAVNDRNKRKHRRVRQVGEEASGGSESICDSDDSGSGIVDPQDDVK from the coding sequence ATGAATCCTGGAGCAGGAGTACCACCGTTTGATCCGGACGACACGACCAACGTTAGTTCGAGGTGGAAAAAGTGGAAGCGagcatttgaaatatttttagaCGTGAATAATGTGGCGCTTGCCTCAAGAAAAAAGGCATATCTCCTGCATTATGCTGGTGAAGGTGTGCAGGACATTTACGACAGTTTGGTGGGAAACGAAGAGCAGGAAGTACCGGTTGGATCAGACGCGTACAAGGAGGCTGTTAATGTGTTGGATAAGCACTTTTTGCCCATGAAGTGCTTGCCTCAGGAACGTCACATATTCCGGAATTTGCAGCAAGAATCTGATGAAAAGATTTCGAAATCCGTACTGCGTTTAAGGGAGCAAGGTAGCGAATGTGGAGATTGGCTCGATGAGAATataaaagaacaaatttttgaaaaaggatCATCGAATGAACTTCGTGCAAAAATATTAACGAAACCAGGAATGACGTTGGAGGAGATCATCAAAGAAGGGCGTTCTCTAGAGACGATTGAGAAAGTTAGACGACAGTTGCAGCAATCAGCAGATATTAACAAACTTACAACTTACAAAAACGAGTGTTTCCGTTGTGGACGAATAGGACATTTTGCCAACGATGATTGTTGTCCTGCAAAAGATAAAAAGTGTGAGAAGTGTGGTCTGATTGGGCATTTCCGGCGATGCTGTAAGACGAAGAAACGTGAGGCAGTAAATGATCGTAACAAGAGAAAACATCGGCGTGTTCGTCAGGTTGGAGAAGAAGCTTCAGGTGGAAGTGAGAGCATTTGTGATTCGGATGATAGTGGCAGTGGAATTGTAGACCCGCAAGATGATGTTAAATAA
- the LOC129761679 gene encoding uncharacterized protein K02A2.6-like, whose product MTRKVIKLHAKAYGNNNLQVIDEFTANIATKYNNVVAEVFVVKNKGASLLSRDTATQLQILKIDTNMWIVNENNKIGKVAGFEVSLQIDDKVKPVQHTKCHVPIPLQEKVQSEIDHLLEQDIIETAPRDSPWISRLVISPKAGDPVSVRLCVNMRAANKAIVPQHYPLPTFDDIVPHLHNCKWFSKIDLTKAFHQVVLAKECRFITTFATHQGYYRYKRLTFGMNCASEVFQSIIERVLKGIKCVRVFIDDIVVFGPTKQQHDDTLRDVINRLKEFGLTTNHKKCELGRSEVVFMGHILSADGIRPTWNKVDAIRRLRELTTVEEVRSFLDASPTGLGGVLLQEKDGLKRVICYISKGLSDAEKSYAQNENEALALVWATERLQIYLRGMEFLLLTDHEPLKIQALHYLRSLWRSITFGNALTIEEMSKHTVSDPILAEVNEALQTGRWNDAIKKFTPFKDELYCCRELLLRGERLIVPNSLQKRVLRLAHIGHPGIERSKQRLRSKVWWPTMDRDVEKARTTRTILGPLPSGESLLVIIDPYSRYKVIEVMRQTTTSDIIARLRPLFMRLGVPKILLTDNARNFTSNEMEDFCGEFGLTLRHTTPYWPQANGEVERQNRNILNILRIAELNQSDWKKDLEEYNYVYALTSHPATGYSPAEILFGRKFRDWIPQLSHSSQGLNDEVRDNDRRYKFKSKVHYDAVKRTKESNLRIDDRVLMKNLNPANKLTPTFHSEPARVVQKQGNSIVVETPAGQRYRRNSSHLKKLQTQECTETDHAEEDDVEETLEWSTPLNQQRESPGSESGKRTPSVPEPDLSSTKMKRQIRKPLRFDDYVLDEIHNTE is encoded by the exons ATGACACGCAAGGTGATAAA ACTCCACGCGAAGGCGTACGGAAACAACAACTTGCAAGTCATCGATGAATTTACGGCTAACATCGCAACCAAGTATAACAATGTGGTTGCTGAAGTATTCGTTGTGAAGAACAAAGGGGCAAGTCTGCTGAGTCGTGATACAGCCACCCAATTGCAGATTCTCAAAATCGATACAAACATGTGGATTGTGAATGAGAATAACAAAATAGGAAAAGTAGCAGGCTTTGAAGTTTCGCTTCAAATTGACGATAAAGTGAAGCCAGTTCAACATACGAAATGTCATGTTCCAATTCCGTTGCAGGAAAAAGTACAAAGTGAGATAGATCATCTGCTCGAACAGGATATAATCGAAACAGCTCCGAGAGATTCCCCATGGATATCTCGCCTAGTTATTAGTCCAAAGGCTGGTGATCCAGTGAGTGTTCGGTTGTGCGTGAACATGAGAGCCGCTAATAAAGCTATCGTTCCACAGCACTACCCACTTCCTACCTTCGATGACATTGTACCTCATTTGCATAATTGCAAATGGTTTTCTAAAATAGATTTAACCAAGGCCTTCCATCAAGTAGTTTTGGCGAAGGAATGCAGATTCATCACTACGTTTGCTACTCACCAGGGATATTATCGTTACAAAAGGTTGACCTTCGGGATGAATTGCGCATCTGAAGTATTTCAAAGTATTATCGAGCGTGTTTTGAAAGGAATAAAGTGCGTTCGAGTGTTCATCGACGATATAGTCGTGTTTGGCCCTACGAAACAACAACATGACGACACTCTGCGTGACGTAATTAACCGTTTGAAGGAGTTTGGACTTACTACCAATCACAAGAAATGCGAGCTAGGAAGATCAGAGGTAGTTTTTATGGGACATATTCTTTCGGCGGACGGAATCAGGCCAACGTGGAACAAGGTGGACGCGATAAGGAGACTTCGAGAACTCACTACTGTCGAGGAAGTGCGAAGCTTTCTGG ACGCCAGTCCCACTGGTTTAGGAGGTGTACTACTGCAGGAGAAAGACGGCTTGAAACGAGTCATCTGCTACATTAGCAAAGGACTTTCGGATGCTGAGAAGTCATACGCGCAAAACGAGAATGAAGCTTTGGCGTTAGTTTGGGCCACGGAACGATTGCAAATCTATTTGAGAGGGATGGAGTTTTTACTGTTGACAGACCATGAGCCACTCAAA ATTCAAGCACTGCACTACTTACGATCGCTTTGGAGAAGCATCACTTTTGGCAATGCATTGACCATCGAAGAAATGTCGAAGCATACCGTCAGCGACCCAATCCTCGCGGAAGTAAATGAGGCTCTGCAGACAGGTCGTTGGAATGATGCAATTAAAAAGTTTACTCCTTTTAAAGACGAGTTGTACTGTTGCCGTGAACTGCTACTGAGAGGAGAGCGTTTGATAGTACCAAATAGTTTACAAAAACGGGTGCTTCGCCTGGCCCACATCGGCCATCCAGGAATTGAACGGTCAAAGCAACGTTTGCGGTCCAAAGTTTGGTGGCCAACAATGGATAGAGACGTAGAGAAAGCG AGAACTACCAGAACTATTCTTGGACCTCTGCCTTCAGGAGAATCGCTGTTGGTGATCATCGACCCTTACAGCCGTTATAAAGTCATCGAAGTGATGCGACAAACCACAACATCGGACATTATTGCCAGATTGCGTCCTCTGTTTATGAGACTAGGAGTTCCTAAAATACTGTTGACAGATAATGCAAGGAATTTTACCAGCAATGAAATGGAAGACTTTTGTGGGGAGTTTGGATTAACGCTGCGTCACACCACGCCATATTGGCCACAAGCCAATGGTGAGGTCGAGCGTCAGAATCGAAACATTCTCAATATTCTACGGATAGCGGAACTCAACCAATCAGACTGGAAGAAAGACTTGGAAGAATACAACTACGTGTATGCATTGACATCTCATCCGGCGACAGGGTATTCTCCAGCCGAGATTCTATTTGGACGAAAATTCCGCGACTGGATCCCACAACTCTCTCATTCAAGTCAAGGCTTAAATGACGAAGTAAGAGATAATGACAGAAGGTACAAATTCAAGTCCAAAGTGCACTATGATGCGGTGAAAAGAACAAAGGAGTCAAATTTACGTATTGATGATCGTGTGCTTATGAAGAACCTGAACCCTGCCAATAAGTTGACGCCAACTTTCCACTCAGAGCCAGCACGTGTGGTACAGAAGCAGGGAAATTCCATTGTTGTCGAGACACCTGCAGGGCAGAGATACCGACGTAATTCGTCTCACCTGAAGAAGCTGCAAACTCAGGAATGCACCGAAACTGATCATGCGGAGGAAGACGATGTTGAAGAAACTTTAGAGTGGAGTACACCTTTGAACCAGCAGCGAGAATCGCCTGGATCGGAAAGTGGCAAACGTACACCATCGGTTCCAGAGCCTGATCTGTCCTCAACGAAGATGAAACGGCAGATCAGAAAGCCACTTCGGTTCGACGACTATGTACTGGATGAGATTCATAATACGGAGTGA
- the LOC129761680 gene encoding uncharacterized protein LOC129761680 — protein MKLYETLQSRLSKLRLSQAFRMALYLDPRLNFVNSAIFNGKEKELIQGFITETWNHICRLNNTDDNAASSTTTSSSSDAMDANDGYITELFGGSIAAEIDTNQSAFKLQLKALDIEPRQKHNFDVWKHWIKRKSSHPELYAVANVVFATPSSQVSVERAFSALALVLSNQRTCLKEETLANIMIIKLNKDAFDQILPILYKWKDVATSVATEPL, from the exons ATGAAACTCTATGAAACTCTTCAGAGCAGGCTTTCCAAGCTACGACTGTCTCAAGCTTTCAGAATGGCCCTGTACTTGGATCCAAGACTGAATTTTGTCAATTCAGCTATTTTCAACGGCAAAGAAAAGGAGCTTATTCAG GGTTTCATCACAGAAACTTGGAACCACATATGTCGACTCAATAATACTGACGATAATGCTGCCTCTTCAACTACTACGTCTTCATCATCTGATGCCATGGATGCAAACGATGGCTACATCACCGAGCTTTTCGGGGGTTCAATTGCTGCTGAAATAGACACAAATCAATCAGCATTCAAACTTCAGCTCAAAGCGCTGGATATCGAGCCTCGCCAGAAGCATAACTTCGATGTTTGGAAACATTGGATCAAAAGAAAGAGTTCGCATCCTGAACTTTACGCAGTGGCCAATGTTGTATTTGCTACTCCTTCTAGTCAGGTATCAGTGGAAAGGGCATTTAGCGCACTCGCACTGGTGCTCTCTAACCAGAGAACATGCTTGAAGGAAGAGACTCTGGCCAATATTATGATCATCAAACTGAATAAAGACGCCTTCGATCAGATACTGCCAATACTATATAAATGGAAGGATGTCGCCACCTCAGTGGCAACTGAGCCATTGTAG
- the LOC129773220 gene encoding glucose-induced degradation protein 4 homolog, with amino-acid sequence MPVKVDIVPPPPNNSKQLGVTKSLLYNGSKFRGFQKSKGNSYEVEVVLQYVDEANSFLCGYLKITGLTFAFPTLTTFFDAEIISKKYPFLTRKWEADEDVDRKHYGKFAAFVNYEENFNADDFDYDALQKSDYVFMRWKEHFLVPDHTITDIDGASFAGFYYICFQKSRAIMEGYYYHRSSEWYQSLRLEHVPDSCIQIYEFR; translated from the exons ATGCCTGTGAAGGTGGATATTGTGCCGCCTCCTCCAAACAACTCAAAACAACTAGGCGTAACCAAATCCCTGCTTTATAATGGTTCCAAATTTCGGGGATTCCAAAAATCCAAGGGCAATTCGTACGAGGTGGAGGTCGTGCTGCag TACGTGGACGAAGCCAATTCTTTTCTCTGCGGCTACTTGAAGATCACCGGTCTGACCTTTGCTTTCCCCACGCTGACGACCTTTTTCGATGCGGAAATTATTTCCAAGAAATATCCGTTTCTGACCCGCAAATGGGAAGCCGACGAGGACGTAGATAGGAAGCATTAT GGAAAGTTTGCCGCCTTTGTGAATTACGAGGAAAACTTTAATGCAGACGACTTTGACTATGACGCGCTGCAGAAGAGCGATTATGTTTTTATGAGATGGAAGGAGCACTTTCTG GTACCTGACCACACAATAACAGATATCGATGGAGCTTCGTTTGCTGGATTCTATTACATTTGTTTTCAAAAGTCAAGAGCGATTATGGAAGGCTATTATTATCACAGGTCTTCTGAATG GTACCAATCCTTGAGACTGGAGCATGTCCCCGATTCCTGTATTCAGATCTACGAGTTCAGATGA